A part of Ptychodera flava strain L36383 chromosome 11, AS_Pfla_20210202, whole genome shotgun sequence genomic DNA contains:
- the LOC139144356 gene encoding tripartite motif-containing protein 2-like — translation MAAAASSVGDVLGQIGEDFLTCVICFERYRKPKSLPCLHTFCEQCLLTLVENQGVLNCPTCKTSCPLPHGGVRALKSNFFITGLIEDLKARQKEEKKPAEKCNSCQEKDAVPVCIDCTIVDHRIPQHVHRNLNTVADEYLAQLSNILSKMELKNHEVESRHKASKQARSLLQEKDKEAQKQLKNRAESVKQVRRDEEKLRDELWEHYDFQLKYVDTNISEIEMELDMISSTSSYLKKLMSHGNAAQLLLTKIETTRQTERILSSESVRPF, via the exons ATGGCGGCAGCAGCATCAAGTGTTGGGGATGTCCTAGGCCAGATCGGAGAGGATTTCCTTACATGTGTCATTTGCTTCGAAAGATACAGGAAGCCGAAAAGCCTTCCGTGCTTGCACACATTTTGTGAGCAGTGTCTTCTCACTTTGGTGGAGAATCAAGGTGTCTTAAACTGCCCAACTTGTAAAACTTCGTGTCCACTCCCTCATGGTGGAGTGCGGGCACTGAAAAGCAACTTTTTCATTACTGGTCTCATTGAAGATCTCAAGGCCCGacagaaagaagaaaagaaaccTGCTGAAAAGTGTAATAGCTGTCaagaaaaagatgca GTACCTGTCTGCATTGACTGCACCATCGTTGATCATCGCATACCACAACATGTACATAGAAATTTGAACACTGTAGCAGATGAGTATCTGGCACAGTTGTCAAATATACTAAGCAAAATGGAACTGAAAAATCATGAAGTTGAGTCTAGACACAAAGCCTCAAAGCAGGCTCGTTCTTTGCTTcaagaaaaagacaaagaagCACAAAAGCAGTTGAAGAATAGGGCAGAAAGCGTTAAGCAGGTCAGACGTGATGAAGAGAAGCTTCGAGATGAATTATGGGAACATTATGACtttcaattaaaatatgttgataCCAATATAAGTGAGATAGAAATGGAGCTTGACATGATCAGCAGCACCTCAAGTTACCTGAAAAAGCTTATGTCCCACGGAAATGCTGCTCAGCTGCTCTTGACAAAGATAGAAACGACGCGGCAAACTGAAAGAATATTGTCTTCTGAATCAGTGCGCCCCTTTTAG